The Misgurnus anguillicaudatus chromosome 23, ASM2758022v2, whole genome shotgun sequence sequence atttattttaataacatatccggcattatatttagaaataattaaaccaaatagtgtgtttgtgacatgtcatttgtaaaaatgagcaaataaaatatttcaaaccaATATTTAATGCTTACCTTatttatgaggtaaatagccacGTAACAATAATGTTCAGCCAGCTAGCTGTTATCGCGAAATAACCTCTTCAGTGTAATACAAGACCTGATCATACTGTTGGGTCTTATTTCTGTGATAACAACCTGCTACCTAAAAATGAACATGAATTTAGGCTTGCTAATTGAGAAACTACCTATTCAGAAGCAAAACCTTTTTCTGGTCATTTCTCAAGACCTGCTCTGTCAAGCCTATATCCCAATCCTATAATATCGTATGTAGGAAACAGGATGCAAAATGTTTGCGCCACCTGAAACCCTTTTGTCCATACCTTGAAAATCAGGGAAATATGTTTGTAAGTCTGATATCTGGATCTTTTCCTCAAAGATGTCCTTCTTGTTCAGGAAAAGGATGATGGAGGCCTTGGCGAACCATGGCAAGTGGATGATATTGTAAAACAGCGACAAGCTCTCCTTTATGCGGTTCTGTAGACAgacaatattttcatttaaaaaaataacttattaccatatttgattttttttctgaaccaaaataatgcaataaaatacattaacaacattttttttaaatattgccaaaaaaataaaatatacagataCTGTAGACTCAGGTTACGATAAGACTCACCTCTTTGTTATTCTCCTCCAGCACTTGGTCATACTCGCTGAGAGAAGCTAAAAATATAAGTGATGTCATATATTCAAAGCAATGGATCCATTTTCTCCTTTCTGACTTTTGACCCCCGACATCAACAATCCTTTGAAAAAACAGTAATAAGACAAACAGGATACATCAGATGCTAAAGTCAAATTGCAGATGACAGTTCCTGCTTCATGTGGCTGTAATATACATCAATAATTAAACAGCAGTTACTTGTGTGTTATTTACTGTACCTGATGGTGAGCTTCTCCAAATTAAAAGAATATTCATTGATGGATTTGGTGGGGAACCGGACTCTGAGCACATCCTGGTCTGTGGGGATGTAGTCTGCAGATGCGATACGGTCTAAATTTTTCATAAAGCTAAAAAACAGAAGCATACCTTAAGCACGTCAATTCATGTCACTTATATACACTCAcccaaaggattattaggaacacctgttcaatttctcattaatgcaaatatctaatcaaccaatcacatggcagttgcttcagtgcatttagtcctggtcaagacaatctcctgaactctaaactgaatgtcagaatgggaaagaaaggtgatttaagcaattttggtgccagacgggctggtctgagtgtttcataatctgctcagttactgggattttcacgcacaaccatttctagggtttataaagaatggtgtgaaaagggaaaaacaaccATTATGCGGccgtcctgtgggcgaaaatgccttgttgatggtagaggtcagaggagaatgtgccgactgattcaagctaatagaagagcaactttgattgaaataaccactcgttacaaccgaagtatgcagcaaagcaaTTGTTGacccacaacacgcacaaccttgaggcggatgggatACAACAACAGAAGACcacaccgggtaccactcatctccactacaaataggaaaaagaggctacaatttggcTGAGCTCACAAAAAATGGACAGTTAAAGAGTGGAAAattttgcctggtctgatgagtgtTGATTTCTTCTGAGACTTTACAAtcgtagagtcagaatttggcgtaaacagttGAGAACATGGActcatcatgccttgttaccactgtgcaggctgttggtggtggtgtaagggtgtgggggatgtttttcggcacactttaggcccctaagTGCCAGTTGGGAATCGTTTAAATCCCTCGGCCTACCTGAGcactgaccatgtccatcccttcatgaccaccatgtaccatcctctgatgactactttcagcaggataatgcaccatgtcacaaagctcaaataattttaaactggtttcttgaacattacaatgagttcactgtactaaaatggcccccacagtccccagatctcaacccaatagagcatcttggggatgtggtggaacgggagcttcgtgccctggatgttcatcccacaaatctccatcaactgcaaaatgctatcctatcaatatgggtcaacatttctaaagaaccttgttgaatcaatgccacatatttaaggcagttctgaaggcgaaagggggtcaaacacagtattagtatggtgttcctaataatccttgaGTGTAGATTGCTTATCCAATACCATGagtgtcacggttaatccgtgtcatgtcttgtctctgttccgattgttatcacctggacattcattgattaattacctgcctcatcacacctgtttgtcatttagtctgtgtgtgtatatatacctctgtcttctgtttgctcactgctggatcattgtcattgctaCCCCGTCTGTTCCCTGtcttggatgttcctgtgttcatgtTCCTGAGTTTCTGTATTCACCTTGTCAGCCCTCGtgtgtttattattaaatgttatttatttggaaccttgcgtttgcgtcctgtctctcccACCGTGTcatgacagaatgatccagccaaaactggacgcagcaggttcacggagggcggctcccccaggagtttcgtcgagggggagtagtgacatcggggttcattccccatcagccccgatgtctcttggggaccaccgtgagcgatcgctcgctcctgcgggaggaggatcggcccaggcggtcccccaacggttaaGTCGTCGTCGAcagtccctcggaggaccaccatcctgctcgcagggggatccggaacggaccacgcccgctcatttccccggggtggctaccgagggtctccgtttccgcgaggggatgggagatgatttccgggggcatctgatcgtcgacgattcccaggaggggggtaattcgtctgcctcggttctcggagcgatcgctccggttctcctggcgcagtccggccaaccgtcctgttggtctcatcccggcggctgccggcttcgccagggtccccaagccctccacccctcccttggactctcgctaccagactttgtttttgttgtgttttatgtgagtgtctggtagccactcgtagaggggagggtaatgtcacggttaatccgtgtcatgtcttgtctctgttccgattgttatcacctggacattcattgattaattacctgcctcatcacacctgtttgtcatttagtctgtgtgtgtatatatacctctgtcttctgtttgctcactgctggatcattgtcattgctaCCCCGTTTGTTCCCTGtcttggatgttcctgtgttcatgtTCCTGAGTTTCTGTATTCACCTTGTCAGCCCTCGtgtgtttattattaaatgttatttatttggaaccttgcgtttgcgtcctgtctctcccACCGTGTCATGACAATGAGTTTATTTTTGTGGAGGTCTCTATTTCTGTGGATGTTTCTATCGGTCTGCCTATGGCTAGACTTTGATTAATGAGCATGACTGAACACATTACTAAAGCAACTTAACCAGGTACTGTGACAATAGCTCAGTATTGAAATCATACCTGCATGTACTGTAATTATAAGCTACAGCTAATAACCAATCAGCATCAATGACTAAACctctatattttattattctCCATATTGACTGATTTACTGTACAATATCCTTTACATCTTAAGCATACTTACTATTCTGTTGAATCTAGTAGATTGTACTCTGTACGGCGACCATAACACAATTTGATACCCGTGTCATTCCAAAGTCGACGAACAtcttcaaaatatgtttttttcaaaacTGTCATGCCATTTATTTCTACTTCGTGAAACTGTTGGCCGTACACCTTAAGATATGAAAAGGAACATTTGAGGTTAGTTTGTAAAATTCTGAAAGCAAATCTGCCACAGATATTcccaatagaccccttcaaggtttgtaaacattgaatgattatcgggtgcgcgcgcagcatggggtcaaactgttcataccatccaggctttataatttaatctaacagggctgaaaaatgatgacttacctcaaatgaagtgagcactacaaacacaagcctctttgatatttgcattgtcccagtctgcacgttaattgcttgcagccgcagatgttatagttttttgtttttgagattctgcatgaatcgcgaaaacttaacggaagacctggtgcgattttcacagcccacgacgtaagtaaagtaggcatttttgaccataccgaataatacgcagctcaatctgctgtaatgacttttctgaccccgacacgcgcagtggaaactgcctgtgacgtgaaccgtgaaggggtctataagaTTAGTCCAAAAAGCAGGGTCATAAAAGAGAAGGGTCATAAGTGAACCAAgaacctaaaaaatgtaaagttggCCTAATATCATTTATAATAGTTTAATAAACAGCTAGCCTATGGTGTGACATCACCCCTGTCAGATTTCATTCATATCATTCCAACTTCACCTCATTTTGTGGGTTGGCATAGGGAATCTTCAGTGTGGTCATAGCCCCTGTCAATGCCTTCATAGCTGTAAAGATATTCTGGTGGACCAGTTTAGCATAAAATCGTCTTTCTTCCTCTGAAAAACCATTTCCGTGAAttatcttcatttgtttaataaaagtCGTCTTCCCACTATCTCCAGTGCCTAAATGAAACCAAAAAGGTCAGTcaagttccctttcagtcggtcactacgacgtcacgtcgtgaccgacgaattgggagctcgcttagagagaccaatctgcttcgaatactactaaaacgccaatgaacttggcattgagatatttgcataatgctggcgccgccccgccaggtgcgtatataaggcgcacgtgcaaatagggaaatcagctttttttcgcttcgaaagccggctttatctgaatgagaagctactatctgctcttcggggaacggttgctgaagttgattgacaagcagtactaacacagcggacgctcgcagtattccactgctctgcatattttttgttttgagtttagtgtgtgcgttgcctttccctgtgcgcatcatcagctgagcacctaaagagtgatttccctaaaagagtgatacgtgagagctctgtgtctttttaaagacagccactctctcgtatattcggagatcagcgtccttttcaggattgcttttcgtccgtgcgatcttggatgtgagaggtataagggttccagttacggtcacgagcgctgtcttcatgcttgggcatcaagcactctggggctgcgctcgtggagagtttttgttctctctgtgagagcataaccctcttggattgcggagacgactgacgtttctacgggaatgctgtccgcgtctttgcagtgctgacaccgccagggtgcggctgtcaagcgctcgcatgacgctcttcgcatcactacgctgaggaggacggaggatgcgtcctccacctaccggcctttcatcctcagccggttgaggttccggtggagacggcagagtcgtgttctacgatgtctgccgaatccattggacctccttctggtcccgttcacttctgcagcatcagaggggtgtccaattttcctccgaagtggagtcgttccggagatggcgggcgtgcccgctcgagcggcggtaatggtagagttggaggggttaacccctctccgcccgaaccgtaccgcccacgtgattggtatttcggagctgctcgggcctctcggtcctctgctcctgtgcctttctttccgacggcacgaagagctgacgtggtttgcggccatccggccgttcggcgtcagctttcacccctcacctccctcaccaatggagctgctaagggcagggaccctccagtggagcggggggttgcgatgcagctgcgttcctggagggaccacccaacccttccctcccgtgtttgtagatagtcgtccggttacgggcgctgtccgtcaggcatgcggagaggcggcttcagccctgcacgcaataacgttgctacgggttcaccaaggatttacgagggaggccgcgaccttcagtcgtgcgatgttcacgacagtggttcaagatcgccacctttggctgtgtctggcttacggacgcaggcgagaacaacttctcgaatgctcctgtctcacagaccggcctcttcggcgaggccgtggagtcgtacagctccgctgcgcagactgaggcgatctctgtggtcatgccccggcgaaggagagctgcccttggtaaaaaccaccacgccggttcctcagtctgcctctcgccgtcggcgtcctgcggcgaccacctccgttcccctcttcggaccccatctcggcagcgcggggggaaccggtcgtcagcagctcgccccgcccgcttagccgcttcccgtgagatcgggagtttaagtggccagtaagcgggcgacctggattggcagaggatcactcttcaggagacggtgattcgctccttcccccgatagagggtcgggtggaaaattcttggtttgcatatgttccaccggctgtttagccggtgcccactaaccacacacagagtgcattcctcttccctctccaggtctccagaggatcgagagagccgtgagcgggcacacaccagctcaccctacctctcctctatcgccagcgggtgttctgaggagtccgagccctccactcaggagaccggaccaccagcaaccccttcggtgtctgcgtcctcagctgaggagaccggacgaccgtttccctcagcgggctcaggtcagtgtcacacacacacatactgtgatgcttatgctgtcacggcagacgcaccggcagtctcacctgtctcgcttcgctgccccaccgcgggtactttggtagtgtcgttaattctcctcgtacggtgcctgggtgcttggcttcagttcccagcccgtttcgttgggttttacgcacgatccgcctcggttacgaaatacaattaccggcacaaccccgaaattctcgggctttcgtttcactatagtgaaagtatccgatgcacatgtactgcgtgcataagtcgatgtcctgctggcgaaggattatcgagccggtccctcttaccgagatgatgatatgatgatagggttttccagcctttatctcatagtacccgaaatacgcggtgggttacgatcgatttgatttacgcccGGCTCTACGGAGGTGGTCtttttggatgataacgccgaggctcgtatttcaatattcagatcggttgcagctttagacctgtaagacgtgtacttttgtgtccatctcccctcgccttagaccgttttttcgctctgcgtcgtggggtgggcatattaatattaagtacaccattcgagctgtctctctctctccgtgtctccatgaaagtgttagtcacggcattaaaatatcagagaaagagcgttgttcgcattctgctttatttacgttgacttataatagcccgttcttggcagacgtgcgcgaacacagagagttaatgcttcggcatctcgctcgtttaagtcatcaggtcgactgggaaagagcaactttgccccgtgcagaggatcctttttctcagtatggaattagactcgatcaactaattggcgtgtttacaagagcgcgcaactagtcagttctgacttgcctcggtttaattcgagggaagtacgcggtccctctgatacaatttcagaagctcctggacatatgacagcatgctgcagccgtgacactgtttgagctgcgtcatatgagaccgcttcagcgttggctttacgatcgagtctcgaggagagcgtggcgcaccggcatacattgtgtaaacactacacctgcgtgtcatttaaatttccccgtagtagacccagcatttctgatagcaagatatgcctctgaggggtctcctggcattctgtagcatgcgatgccctaagcacgggatgttcagccacgtatgacgggcctgcagtctggggtgtgcatagcaccccaactgccgcgagcggtgcgctgtatatctgggacttgtacgctccgctatggagatgcgagggaaggatgtatttgtcgacaccgataactttgcgactgttgcgttatttaccgttaaggcggttttgcgctctcgtcacctgtcgcatcttgctcgtcatctcctcttttggagtcagaagcatctgaggtcccttcgtgccatttacatcccgggatcgctcaatacagcggtacgcgcttccgagctgcgcccccggcgaatggcgactccacccccagacggtccagctaatttggaagaagttcggtggTGCGTAGATAGATttgtttgcgtcgccggacgatacccactgtcgcctattttattcactaaccgagggcagcctcggcgtggatgcgttggcacacagctgaccgcggggggtgcgtaaatacgcattccttccagtgagctttattgcgcagacactgtgcaaagtcaggcaggacgaggagagccttttattaatcgtccgtactggacgaccaagaattggttttcatagttaatgctcctcgcgacagccctccctggcggattcccctgaggaaggactttctttcttaggaaggggcacatttggcacttgcgccccgacctgtggatatccatgtacggtcgttgagcgcgcgcaaggtttaggtgatttatcgcaagcggtatctaacaccatcgacgcggttcgagcaccgtccacaggacgggcttacgcgcttaatgaaaccttttcgtcacccggtgctcttcgcaacgcgaggacccagagaatgccctttaacattatgctttatatctttaacatgggttagatggtaggctgtccctccgccattaaaattgatatcgccgctatttctgctcatcactcacttatctacggcagatcagttggccagcatgatttaattattacattttaaagaggcgctcgcaggctaaacccctcgcgccctccctcttttttcctgagacctgtccatggtgctgaagccttcaggtCTCCGATTTAGCCTTTGCAGTGTGCGAGTctaagtttttatcaatgaaaactctgaccctgctagcattggcctccatgaagagagtaggagatttacatgcattctctgttgacgattcgtgcctttagtttggtcctgctgtctcactgaagacccagaccaggctacgtgcccaaagttcccaccactcccttcagagataaggtggtgagcttgcaagcgttgcctttggagcaggcaaacccaaccgaggctttgttgtgccccgtacgcgcactgcgattctacgtggtccgcacgcaaagcttcaggacctcagaccagctctttgtttgttatggtggccagcagaaagggaaagctgtcactaagcagaggatgtctcattggatagttgatactatcgccctggtttataatttgcagggcattccttgccccttaatttgagagcgcactccactcggagtgttgcctcatcttgggcattagctcgtggttcctcgctaacagacatctgtagagctgctggttgggcgacacctaatacgttcattagattctacaatgttcgtatcgagcctgtatcctctcgtgttctgtcctcaccagggaggacacggagagcagactcgcaagtcggcttgcagcctccgactgaggctccaaaattgagttcagtatggaaggctaacagagcaaaaatgcgtaatggtttgatttgctctctccactgccttgacagcctttgttgcggagcattggctgtcagcctttcactagttgtattcttacgaacctacgtgtttggccagggccccacattgtgtcccaacgggttcctttgtgagtattattccgtggggttaatcctaccagcccacgtttcccttagcagagcactgctttgcttacacagccacggctgtcatttatacctcaactacggttgactttcgtccaccattagcccttaacggggcggtggcttccgcagcgtccctataccgctcagatagggcgcttcccagtcgctggcactactgtgggttaaaggaacatctagtgcccggccttctgccttaaaacctaattctcctatccttaagtggaaccggagggctttatgcagacactggaagaggtcagcccctagtggcgttttagtagggtttcccaattcgtcggtcacgacgtgacgtcgtagtgaccgactgaaagggaacgtctcggttacggatgtaaccctcgttccctgaaggagggaacggagacgtcacgtcccgtcgccacaggtgctgccacctgctgtttaggccggtcaccttccggctttctcagcgaacagaagctgatttccctatttgcacgtgcgccttatatgcgcacctggcggggcggcgccagcattatgcaaatatctcaatgccaagttcattggcgttttagtagtattcgaagcagattggtctctctaagcgagctcccaattcgtcggtcacgacgtgacgtctccgttccctccttcagggaacgagggttacatccgtaaccgagacgatCTCCTCTGCACTTTGTTCTTATAGATAAAATGTAAATAGTAGAAGTTTCTGGTTAAATAATCTCACCTAATAAAAGCACTTTGATCTCTCTGCGTTCTCGATTCTTCTGCTCTTGCAGGATGCGATTAATTTCATTGTCTTTAGCGATGGCGTTCCTCTTCTCTTCAGATACGCTATAGGTACAGCAATTGTAGCACCATCTCCACATCTCCCCCATACTTAGTGTATTTTTCCAAAGACTATACGTACAGCCATCcggttgttttttttacaaaataagtCCCGACAGTGTATCATATTAGTAAGAAGTGCCAAACCATCCGCGAGGACATTTTTAAGAGAATTCTACGATttgtgcgagtagattacacacaaagtcaatgcaaagatgcgaatagaCGTGAACTagggcaatgcgaatgacgtgaATTGGCGCCGCGATTGCTGCAAAAATACGCTAATCGCCTCAACTATGTCttcgcacaagttgaaaatattcaactcgagcaaaaaatttgcatgacaagATGATATGCTGCAATTAATCTAGAGCAAGGAATGCGATgcttcgtgtttggtgtgtacacagcaTTAGACGAATTTAAACAAGTTTAAAGTTTAAACAAGACAAACAGACATTAAGTTTGCTCATTTGTAAATAACATCTTACATGATTAATTATACATgttcatataaaatgtatttttaaactgcatcaatCACGATCAAGATAACTCAAAGTACTCGGATGAAGCTGTATcgtaactgtaaaaaaatggacgATGCGACATCGCCtctttccattgaaatgaattaaaGCCAAAAATGTTTGGCCATGGGCGCTGCCATGTTACCTAAAAACaacagtttggagccagggcatgcgcagaaggaatcgtctaTGAAGCCAGAGGCAGAGCCGCAGTATCAAGCTTGCGCGCCCTAttcaatcataacgacacgccatcaaattactagctaaaattaaacaaaaatgaacaattgaacatatttTTGCATTATAACAACTACCTagaggaccaaaaccatctttcgaaaatttttattgaaagtgtaaatatttttttatttaaagccgagtcccattcgtttgcatagagagggtggggtttatgacttgtactgcatccagccaccagggggcgatcaaagagccagcggcttcacttttcaagatgtaTGAGGCACACCTGAGCTGTATTAGTTTCCGGCAGGTTTCAGGTGGTTTGTTTCCTGTAAATAAACATTGGAATGTCACATATCAGAATCAAGAATTCCAGTGTGTCTTGTAATAAATTATAAGTTTGTttgaaaaaaagttttgatatcAGTTTTGAGGTCTTTGTGAAacccaaatatattttagtgtttGACGACACCCCCGTGTAAAAAGATGAAACCCAGCATGCAAGTGCAAGAAACCGTTTATCAACATTGATACGGTGGTCGCTTTCGAAACACAGCTTCATGAggtttcgaaacatttacgaccCTTTTGTTTCGAATTATGGTTCGGAGCGTGTTTccaactggccaagtcacgtgattttagcaaacaagGCTTCTTTATGTCAtaaatggccctgtcccaaatggcgcacttcatgtggactttccgTCTCGTGGCC is a genomic window containing:
- the LOC129453542 gene encoding guanine nucleotide-binding protein G(q) subunit alpha-like → MGEMWRWCYNCCTYSVSEEKRNAIAKDNEINRILQEQKNRERREIKVLLLGTGDSGKTTFIKQMKIIHGNGFSEEERRFYAKLVHQNIFTAMKALTGAMTTLKIPYANPQNEVYGQQFHEVEINGMTVLKKTYFEDVRRLWNDTGIKLCYGRRTEYNLLDSTEYFMKNLDRIASADYIPTDQDVLRVRFPTKSINEYSFNLEKLTIRIVDVGGQKSERRKWIHCFEYMTSLIFLASLSEYDQVLEENNKENRIKESLSLFYNIIHLPWFAKASIILFLNKKDIFEEKIQISDLQTYFPDFQGKRCDSKEAMEFILKTYLQKAINVQNKDCKDIYHHFTCATDTNNIRNIFNDVKDALLIAALNQHELI